The DNA segment ATCACACGACAGTCACGAGCGTGTAACGTGGATGCAtgaagcgtggcccgcatggtggagcgtttttccgggccaTTCGTCTGCGTTGACGGCAGCGGAGCGTTTTTTGCCGTAGGAGAGGACGTTTTTACCAAATCATCGGATTCTGgcggaacagaaaaaaacatCGACGCCGGGAGAGGGTAGCGATagagggccaatgagagccggagcggacgtcacgtgattctggacggagCTGCGCCGGTGCACCCGGCTGCATGAACCCAGCCGAGGGAGACGCGCTCGAGCGGGAGCATTCTGCGCGCGAGAGCCAGCGTCTTCACGTCGCTTCCTGCGCATCGGTCTGATTTCAGTATGGATGGCGGCGCGCGCATCGCCCAACTGGGCGGCAAAAACAAACGCCGCTTAACTGCtgaccatgcgggagtgaattcgtcgGTGCGGGCGTCGGGCGCGCGATGCGATTTCACGGGCatttcgttcattcattcattgaaaacTTTGGTCAACAAAAAGGATGCGTTGTCACCACTGTGGATGCGGTGTTGGGTCCAGGCGATGGCAGCGGCTTCGTGCCTGCAGGCGACCTCCAGTGCCCAATCCACCACCAGCCTCTGAACTTCAGGTTCAGAGCTGGTTACCGCAGTCTCGCACTGTTCTTTTTTGCTAATACGTATGCATTCTCGCTTAGGCCTAAGCCTGGGGCATCCGTACAGCATATGTGCATGGTTCCCTTTGGATCCTTACACATGGGGCACTCTAGTTTAGAGTTAGCGGGCTACATTAGCTCTTCTGTGTGGGCTATGAAATGTGCCTGTTTGAAGTTGCCTCCAAACAACCTGTTTCTGTTTATTTAGTGACGGATGAGGTATATATTAATCTGTTCTTTGCAGTAGGTTGTAATCTACTGGAAAAAAACGCTCCCTGCGGGGCACGCTTGACCGTTAGCTGTGGagtaacaacaaaaaaagaagcagggcGACGGGCCGGGGGAGGCTTGTACCCATTCTTGTCCGGTGGTGGGGTTCTTACCAACCACCTacagcagccgaggcggacgcccagttGACTAGGCAGCCAGTCGCATTCCCGGCTTCCGTGTTTACGTTAAACATGGAGCTGCACGGAGAGTTAATTTCTAGATAAAGATCTCCGATTGTGCTCACCTGACAGCGCCATCACCTTTCCGAACTTCTCGCCCCTCTATTTTTCCACAGGATAGGGTGGAACTGTCCGCCTATAGCCTAAATATATGGCTATTTGTCCGGATTACTCTGTAAATATATGCTGGCGTCCTGGGCCAACAGATCTAAATAGAATGATGAATAACGGCGCAGGGGCATGACGGCTGAAAAGCAATTTGCTGGTGGTTTGCGTCATGTCAAATCCGGCACAGATCTGCGGTCTAACGAGACACGTACAGGCATTAATCTTGGTGGATGTCAGGGCTTTATTACAAATTTACGGGTAAATTAAGGCAGCACTTCTTAATATTAGGAAATATAAGGAATACCAGAGAAAGGCAACGATGGGGCTCGGTAAAACAGACACACCGAATACTGAAACACTGAGTACCAAAGCACAAAACATGAACTAGGTCCTTGTGTGGCCTGGAAAACAGACACATTACTAACATAACATAACAGCAGGTTGTCTCGGAGATATCGACACACGTGGGCCTGTATTATATCACCTTATGCAGAACGAGTGTTCAGTAGAAGGCAGCCGCTTCCGATGGGGGTGGTACCGGAGATCCACACAATAAATCCGTCGACGCGGAAGCGCCGTCGTCAGCTCCACTGCTCTTTGAGCTCGCAGAAGCCGTGGAAAGCTTACCTGTACGGGTGGCAAGGCAGCTGTCCACGTCCACCCGCTCCATAACACTTTTTCTCTCTTCGGAGGTAGGCGGGTTCAGTGCCGCGAGTAGCTGGCCAAGCTCCTCCATGGCGTCTGATACTGGTCTGGAAGCAGAACCAGCCGCCGCGGGACGACCGGCGCCGTTCTGTTGAATGCAACCAACGGCGCCGACGGCGCTGTGTTCTTGGCTCCCATAGTGACCAGAGATGCAGGCATACTCGCCGCTGCTTTGACCTTGGTGCGCAAAGTAGCGATCTGTGAAGACGCCCATGGCGGGGATATCTTGTCTCGGGGTGTTCACGAAGCGGAAGTGGCAGTTCAACTCTCAGTGCTTCAGGACGTTCTTCAGCAGATCCTGGTACGGGCAGCCATACTCGACATTGTAACAGTGGGCACGCATCATCAGCAATAATTCGGGGTGAATGCTTACTACACTACACACGTTGTACATCGACATTTGCGCTCCGTCCTTTGGGCACGTAATGTAAGAAtccgcacagtcatcagcgagaGGCCCGGACGACTTCGTGGCCATCTGTAGGCAAAGTTCGCACATGTTGTGGCCACACGGAAGAAAATTTGGATTCGCCGGCAACTTCTCGCATATTGAGCACAACAAGCAGCGGAGTATGGGCTGTGCGAACTTGACCGGCCGGTGGTCGAGGTTGCTGCCGAAGCCGTAGAGCGTGCACCAGTTGCCGCATACCCGTCACCTCTCCTCGTCGATCCTGCTCGGCCGCTCGTACTGTATCCCTGCGGAGTGTAGTCGCTGAGTACGGAGGTGCCTCCTGTTTCGCGCACACATCACGTTCTTGCTGTCGTTGTGGGTCCTGTGACCGCGGGTGCTGGAATTCTCTTCCAGTGATGGACGAACGGTGCAGTGATTATCCGGCACCAATACCACGCTCGAAAAGAGCACGCGACCCGAATTTCCAATAAGGTTTTGTCTGCATCGGTATGCATTACTGGGACGATCGCTACCCACGTTCACCACTGCGCAGTAGCTCCCGAGAAAGATTTATGCGAGAAGGCAGAGAAAGAACGCGGATGCGCCCCTGGACTCTGTCATCGTTGGCGTGGCTCTCGCGCGGGGGCTGCTGGGATGGTTGCCTGACAGATAAGAGAGTGTGGGGAAACATGGAAGTAGACAAGATGACCAAAACAGAAAAAGCCCTAACAAAAGCAAGCCTTTTGTGATAGAAAGGAAGATGATAATGGTGAAAGAGGGAGGCCATCAGGCAGATAAGGAGAAGGAAGACCTGTTGCCATCAGCCTTGGGCGTTTTTGCGATTACTTTTTCGTGGTTTTCAAAGGCAGTCTTTGTGGCTGATCTagcattttcttttttcgccattgATGCCAACTGTTGAGCCTGTTCTTCCAACGCCGCGTCGCTTCCCTAGGCGTCTCTCCAGCAATGAGACAAGTATAGAGTTAACTTTCGCGAGTCTAAATCCTGGTTACGGCACCAGTTAAACCTTCCACAATCCTGGGTTACGGCACCAGTTACTATTTCCTGCCCCCTCTCGGCTGGCCTTTTGGTGCTCATATCGGTCGCTCATCCTGAGCAATGAATGAGGATGGTACGCTGTCCTGTGGTCGATTACAGGGCGGTTAGCAGTAGGAAGAGccttcgggtcttcgtccgctcatccggcgacacgttgccggttggggcagccaACCAGGCGCTCACGCATCGGGTGTGCCTTCTCCGCTGACAGTCAAAGGAATTTCTTCAACGGAAAAAATTAATCGGCCACCTGCGACTCTGGCAAGGCAGTTCGGGGTGGTTGTGCCCATTTCCCACGGCTTGGGGCAGTCCTGAAACGCGTGATGAACTGTCATTGTTCTACCCCTCTTGCAAGGCCGGTCGGCAGGGGATGAGTCGGCACCAGAGCCAAAAGGATTAGCGCGGGCGTCGTGCCTCTCAGTAAACTCCCTCTACTTCCCAAGGAGACCACCGCtacgggaaaaaaaaagagagagatggGGGGGAAGGACCCCCCGGCGCGGTGTGGCTCTAACTTAAAAGCTAAACATTTTTACAGCTTTTCCAGTCTGGTTGAATTCGAAGACTTATAACAAACcatatctccaaccaaaaaattttactttcatcctccatacttaaagacgccagctactgccccagtcacccctgatgaaggagccgagccgccttcgaaacgttgggtttgaaattaaagttttttgcttggaaatgtgcagtttattataaggatTCTAACTTAACACACGGCATACCACAAAATGGGCAAGCCATGGGGCCAACAGACTCAACGCGGCTTCGTTCAGCTTCCTTACGGTTTCGTGGGCGAAAGGACGCCCCACACACGCAGCAGATTCCGAGAAGAATGAGGCGTCGCCCTTTTTCGCCGGCGCCGACCGCGGTCGAGCAGGGTTGAAAAAAAGACGGTGACGTCGACCCACTTGCGCTACCGTGGGCTTTCGGAATCGGCGATTATTTTGTCCCTTCAGAAAAGCTGCGTAAATTTTACCTCGATGGAAACATTTCACCTAGCTGCTTTGCAAGGCAATATACAATTTCCGTACCAACCTGTACAAGATGCCAATTCTGAAGTAGAGTAAGCAGATTTGCCGTTCATCATTTTTTAACTTTCAACAAAAAGAAAGTACTGGAGACTACACCACTCGACGATGATCAGCCTTGATTCATTTCACTCTACTATAGGGCACTTCGAGTCTTTTAATATTTCACTTACTTGTAGCTGGGATGTCCGGCATGTGTGAACGActatttattttgtttgttcCTCCCGGGCGTTTCAGCGTGCCAGTCATACCCTGGTCGTTCTGCAAGATATTTGCGTGAAGTTCTTATATTAGAATATGCTTTTCAGCAGATAAAGAAAATGCTATCAATCATCGATAAATAAGGCGTACTAATGTTAATATCCCGAATACtcatcgaatacgaatatgaagaaacaAATGCCT comes from the Amblyomma americanum isolate KBUSLIRL-KWMA chromosome 1, ASM5285725v1, whole genome shotgun sequence genome and includes:
- the LOC144116135 gene encoding uncharacterized protein LOC144116135 encodes the protein MGVFTDRYFAHQGQSSGEYACISGHYGSQEHSAVGAVGCIQQNGAGRPAAAGSASRPVSDAMEELGQLLAALNPPTSEERKSVMERVDVDSCLATRTGSPCYCAHAHQSGDAAHLGGDRGRHSHVRAHSRYDRRHTLGWWEPSQQVAQA